A single region of the Saprospiraceae bacterium genome encodes:
- a CDS encoding DUF1553 domain-containing protein, which translates to MELLLLSWPFELLGRFHPLLVHFPIGLLIGTFLLEGWTRFRRKESHMAGMVYLGALTAVMAAVMGGLLLASGTYTGELINVHQFTGYLTAGLATITAGLYFQRSKIASWIPFSSLGLSCLVLAIAGHFGASITHGADYLSAVLPTNKIPARDAGLMESLSAFAEGDEIPLDQLDRLNLEVRAIFAHNCYQCHSSEKQKGDLALDTKKGVFAGGESGPILEAGNAEHSELIRRLTIDRSDEDAMPPKGKSLSREEIELIRLWIDRGAHWADKSLKVFREAELALHKPPLPEAPASIVHPVDRFVNHYFAEQGVKWPELIDDRTFIRRAYLDITGLLPSPAAVKGFIADQSSEKRAHLIAALLSDKQNYALHWLSFWNDLLRNDYSGPGYITGGRKQITDWLYTALIEEKPYNKMVAELVNPGPDSEGFIKGIQWRGEINASQRTELQAAQNVSQSLLGLNLKCASCHNSFVNNLTLDQAYGFASIFAEAPLQIYRCDKPTERMAQAAFLFPQLGEVNGDSLKERLAQLAAVMVQPDNGRLYRTIVNRFWDKLLGRGIVAPVDEMDNIPWSQDLLDWLASDFIEKGYDFRQLLTQIMTSRAYQLPAVAYPSPTYLLSNTFVFKGPALRRLTAEQMVDAFSQTITPLYQSVAYDPESRSMEAEWIWHPQEEVDRKVLPYPGTRLFRKTFSLERGKQLVAAQALITADHSFQLSLNGKIISAGKDWREVQKLDFPIDLFSTENLIAVKGTNDGLIPNPAGLLFQLRLQYADSTQQLISSDRSWKSTADTLAQNWTTLAYDDREWTAVERQGRFQKSYWGALLRFRFESDTIHPAFARAGLVQQDDFMKTLARPTRENVATQRDQEATLLQALMLTNSKFFHENIARGARQWLEKSGDEPGALVEALYWKALGRSPTRKERKRLLQELEGLPDPRGLEDIIWALVLLPEFQFI; encoded by the coding sequence ATGGAATTGCTGCTTCTTTCTTGGCCTTTTGAATTATTAGGGCGTTTTCATCCGCTACTGGTCCATTTTCCCATAGGTTTATTGATCGGGACTTTCCTCTTGGAAGGCTGGACCCGTTTTCGCAGAAAAGAAAGCCATATGGCTGGTATGGTTTACTTGGGGGCCCTGACAGCGGTAATGGCCGCAGTCATGGGTGGATTGTTACTGGCATCAGGAACCTATACAGGGGAGCTTATCAATGTGCATCAATTTACTGGCTATTTGACAGCTGGCTTAGCTACCATTACGGCGGGTTTGTATTTCCAAAGAAGCAAAATAGCGAGTTGGATTCCATTTTCTTCCTTGGGTTTGAGTTGCCTGGTGCTGGCGATAGCCGGGCACTTTGGTGCTAGTATTACCCACGGTGCCGACTACCTCTCTGCTGTTTTGCCAACGAATAAAATACCTGCAAGAGATGCAGGATTGATGGAAAGCTTATCTGCTTTTGCGGAGGGAGATGAGATACCACTTGACCAGCTTGATCGGCTGAACCTTGAGGTACGTGCCATTTTTGCACATAACTGTTATCAATGCCATAGTAGCGAAAAACAAAAAGGCGACCTGGCCCTTGACACCAAAAAAGGTGTTTTTGCCGGTGGCGAAAGCGGGCCCATTCTGGAAGCGGGGAATGCGGAGCACAGTGAACTCATTAGGCGGTTGACTATCGATAGAAGCGATGAGGACGCAATGCCACCCAAGGGCAAATCGCTTAGCCGGGAGGAAATTGAATTGATTCGTTTGTGGATCGACCGAGGAGCTCATTGGGCGGATAAATCCTTAAAAGTTTTTCGGGAAGCGGAATTGGCTTTGCATAAACCACCCTTACCGGAAGCCCCTGCATCAATAGTACATCCGGTTGATCGCTTTGTCAACCATTACTTCGCAGAACAAGGCGTCAAATGGCCAGAACTGATTGACGACCGCACATTTATACGCCGAGCCTATCTGGATATTACGGGATTATTGCCCAGTCCAGCAGCCGTTAAAGGGTTTATAGCGGATCAGTCGTCGGAAAAAAGAGCACATTTAATAGCGGCGTTACTGTCGGATAAACAGAATTATGCGCTTCATTGGCTGAGTTTTTGGAACGACCTTTTGCGGAATGACTATTCTGGTCCCGGCTATATCACAGGAGGGCGAAAACAAATTACAGATTGGCTCTACACCGCCCTTATAGAAGAAAAGCCTTATAATAAAATGGTTGCTGAATTGGTTAACCCTGGTCCCGACTCGGAAGGGTTTATCAAAGGAATCCAGTGGAGAGGGGAAATAAATGCCAGCCAACGCACTGAATTGCAGGCCGCTCAGAATGTTTCCCAATCGCTGCTAGGGCTCAACCTGAAATGTGCTTCTTGCCACAACAGCTTTGTGAACAACCTTACCTTGGACCAAGCCTATGGCTTCGCCAGCATTTTTGCCGAAGCGCCTTTGCAGATTTACCGCTGTGATAAGCCTACCGAAAGGATGGCGCAGGCTGCTTTCCTTTTTCCGCAACTCGGAGAGGTGAACGGTGACAGCCTCAAGGAGCGCCTAGCCCAATTGGCAGCAGTCATGGTCCAACCCGACAATGGCCGCCTTTACCGGACTATTGTCAATCGCTTTTGGGATAAACTGCTCGGTCGTGGCATTGTGGCGCCTGTTGACGAAATGGATAATATCCCTTGGAGCCAGGATTTATTGGACTGGCTCGCCTCTGATTTTATTGAAAAGGGGTATGACTTTCGGCAGTTATTAACACAAATTATGACCTCTAGGGCCTATCAGCTACCTGCTGTAGCCTACCCTTCTCCGACCTATTTATTGTCTAATACTTTTGTATTTAAAGGCCCTGCGCTTCGGCGTTTAACCGCCGAACAAATGGTGGATGCTTTCAGCCAGACGATCACGCCCTTGTATCAAAGTGTGGCCTATGACCCTGAGAGTCGGTCGATGGAGGCCGAATGGATTTGGCATCCTCAAGAAGAAGTGGATCGGAAAGTGCTCCCTTATCCCGGCACGCGTTTATTTCGAAAAACCTTTTCACTTGAGCGTGGCAAGCAATTGGTTGCTGCGCAGGCTTTGATTACGGCAGATCATTCTTTTCAGCTATCACTGAATGGAAAAATAATTTCAGCTGGCAAGGACTGGCGCGAGGTGCAAAAACTGGACTTTCCAATAGATTTATTTTCCACAGAAAATTTGATTGCCGTAAAAGGAACCAATGATGGACTCATTCCCAATCCAGCAGGTTTACTTTTCCAGCTTCGACTTCAATATGCAGATAGTACCCAGCAGCTTATTTCCTCGGATCGCTCTTGGAAATCTACAGCAGATACACTTGCCCAAAATTGGACCACTTTGGCTTATGATGACCGAGAATGGACTGCCGTAGAGCGGCAAGGGCGGTTCCAAAAAAGTTATTGGGGGGCCCTGCTCCGGTTTAGGTTTGAATCCGACACTATTCATCCCGCTTTTGCTAGAGCAGGATTGGTACAACAGGATGATTTTATGAAAACCTTGGCCCGGCCTACCCGAGAAAATGTGGCGACTCAGCGTGACCAGGAAGCTACGCTTTTGCAAGCGTTGATGTTGACTAACAGCAAGTTTTTTCACGAAAACATTGCCCGGGGTGCAAGACAATGGCTGGAAAAGTCAGGCGACGAACCAGGCGCCTTGGTCGAAGCACTTTATTGGAAAGCTTTGGGGCGGTCGCCTACCCGGAAAGAACGCAAAAGGTTGCTACAGGAGTTGGAAGGCCTCCCCGACCCTAGAGGTTTGGAGGACATCATTTGGGCCTTGGTATTGTTACCGGAATTTCAGTTTATTTAA
- the nhaD gene encoding sodium:proton antiporter NhaD, which yields MYLLMIIAFVIGYFLIAMEHPFKIDKAASAILTGVTCWIILILGEETIFAGNTIVAAHGDPAHFIEEALLTHVGEIAEILFFLIGAMTIVELVDAHDGFKVVTDKITTTHKIKLLWIISILTFFFSAVLDNLTTCIVMAALLKNLIKEKEDLWFFGGLVILAANAGGAWSPIGDVTTIMLWIGGQITAFNIILKIFLPSIVCLLLPLIYITFTKQGEIQRPTEAANTSEHDSHASTFEQALVFWMGIGGLLFVPVFKNVTHLPPFMGMLFSLGILWITTEMLHRNKKPREVDGLKVAAVIRRIDTPSILFFLGILLAVASLQTAGQLEQLALVMDQTFGNIYIINTLIGLLSAVVDNVPLVAGAMGMYSMDIYPQDHHFWELLAYCAGTGGSALIIGSAAGVAMMGILKIDFIWYLKRISFLALIGYFAGILVYIFLTF from the coding sequence ATGTACTTATTAATGATAATCGCTTTTGTTATCGGTTATTTTCTGATAGCAATGGAGCACCCCTTCAAAATAGATAAAGCGGCCTCAGCCATCCTAACAGGTGTAACTTGTTGGATCATCCTGATTTTAGGGGAAGAGACCATCTTCGCCGGAAACACCATCGTTGCAGCTCATGGCGATCCCGCTCATTTCATTGAGGAAGCTTTGCTAACACATGTGGGCGAAATCGCAGAAATTCTCTTTTTCTTAATCGGAGCGATGACGATTGTAGAATTAGTAGATGCACATGATGGTTTCAAGGTGGTAACAGATAAAATTACCACCACTCATAAGATTAAGTTATTATGGATCATTTCAATCCTTACTTTTTTCTTTTCGGCTGTTTTAGATAACCTTACTACTTGCATTGTTATGGCCGCTTTACTCAAAAATTTAATAAAAGAAAAGGAAGACTTATGGTTTTTTGGTGGTTTGGTCATTCTAGCGGCAAATGCAGGAGGAGCTTGGTCTCCTATTGGTGATGTGACTACGATTATGCTTTGGATTGGAGGGCAAATTACTGCCTTCAATATTATTCTAAAAATCTTTTTACCTAGTATAGTTTGCTTGCTTCTCCCCTTGATTTATATCACTTTTACTAAACAAGGAGAAATCCAAAGACCGACAGAAGCTGCCAACACTTCTGAACATGATTCCCATGCCAGTACTTTTGAACAAGCATTGGTCTTTTGGATGGGCATTGGCGGATTACTATTTGTTCCAGTCTTTAAGAATGTGACACATCTACCTCCTTTTATGGGTATGCTTTTTAGCCTTGGCATACTTTGGATAACAACCGAGATGCTTCATAGAAATAAAAAGCCAAGAGAGGTCGATGGCTTAAAGGTAGCAGCTGTCATTCGACGAATAGACACGCCAAGCATATTGTTTTTCCTTGGCATCTTATTGGCGGTTGCTAGCTTGCAAACAGCTGGGCAACTCGAACAACTGGCGCTTGTTATGGACCAGACCTTTGGAAATATTTACATTATCAATACCCTCATCGGTTTACTCTCCGCCGTCGTCGATAATGTTCCATTAGTTGCTGGAGCAATGGGGATGTACTCAATGGACATTTACCCACAAGACCATCATTTTTGGGAATTATTAGCCTATTGTGCGGGAACGGGCGGTAGCGCCTTGATTATTGGATCAGCAGCAGGGGTAGCTATGATGGGGATTTTGAAAATAGATTTCATTTGGTATCTCAAACGAATCTCTTTCTTGGCCTTAATTGGATACTTTGCAGGAATATTAGTCTATATCTTTCTGACTTTTTAA